The genomic window TCCGCGGATTCTGCACATGCAGAATCGCTACGCCAACGCCTCCGCGAGCGGGGTGTCGCCGTCGAAGAAGGACACGGTCTCGTTGACCGCGGCCCCGGTGGCCAAGATGTGGCCGATGACCGCGGCGACGTTGTTGCGCGAGGTCCTTTCCGTCGGCTGATCCTCGGTGACCGTGATGCGGCCGGTGACGTCGCCGTCGACGAGTTCACCGGGGCGCAGGATCGTGTAGTTCATCCCGGAATCGCGCAGGTGCGCCTCCTCCTCCGGGTGCGCCCCGGAGGAAATCAGAAGATAGCGGGCGACGCCGGTTTGCCGGGCGGCGTTGATCGACAGCTTCACGGCGGGCTCGTCGACGGTGGCGCTGAAGACGATCACGTCGGCGCCGTCGAAGGCGGCCACGAAGTCGGAGGGGCTGGCCTCCTCCAGGTCCATGAGCACCGAGGTCCCGCCGAGCTGCTGGATCTCGGCCGTCTGGGCGGGGGCGCGGACGATGTTGTGGACCTGGTGTCCGGCCTCGATGAGCAGGGGAGTGGCCAATCGGGCGATGCGGCTGTGCCCGCCGACGAAGACCACGTTCTGGGCGGCTGTTGTGTTGGTGTCCATGCCTGCGAGTTTAGGTGCGTTTGGGTCGCCCCCGCCGAACAGAGACGGAAGGGTCCCCGGGAATCCAGAAACGCAGCGGCGCGTCGACGTTTTTGGAGATGCCGATTCTGGGCCCACTCACCCATTCCGGCTCCTCCTCCCGCGGCCCCAGCAGGAACTCCGGACCGGTGACGGGGCTGCCATTGTCGTCTAGCGCCAGCCCCAGGGCCTGGCCCAGGTTGCCGGGGCCTTGGGCGAGGCGGTTAAAGGGGACGTCCCCGCGGCGTCGACGGGCTTCGTCTTCCCCGGCGACGACTTCGCCGGCGCGCAGCAGGCACCCCTGCCCGACGCCCTCCGGGGCGCACACGATGTTGCCGGCGAGGTGGATGCCGTAGGAGAGGTAGACGTACATGCGTCCCGGCGGGCCGAACATCGCCGCGTTGCGCGGGGTTTTGCCGCGGTGGGTGTGCGCGGCCGGGTCTTCGGCGCCCAAGTACGCCTCGACTTCCGTCAGCCGGACGGTAACCCCGGCGTGGGTGAACGTGCGCCCCAGCAGCTGCGGGGCGACGACGTCTGCTGGCTCGGTGAAATCAACCATGACACTAGGCTAGGCGATATGACCGCGATGCTTTTTGACC from Corynebacterium maris DSM 45190 includes these protein-coding regions:
- a CDS encoding DNA-3-methyladenine glycosylase, with amino-acid sequence MVDFTEPADVVAPQLLGRTFTHAGVTVRLTEVEAYLGAEDPAAHTHRGKTPRNAAMFGPPGRMYVYLSYGIHLAGNIVCAPEGVGQGCLLRAGEVVAGEDEARRRRGDVPFNRLAQGPGNLGQALGLALDDNGSPVTGPEFLLGPREEEPEWVSGPRIGISKNVDAPLRFWIPGDPSVSVRRGRPKRT
- a CDS encoding NAD(P)H-binding protein, translating into MDTNTTAAQNVVFVGGHSRIARLATPLLIEAGHQVHNIVRAPAQTAEIQQLGGTSVLMDLEEASPSDFVAAFDGADVIVFSATVDEPAVKLSINAARQTGVARYLLISSGAHPEEEAHLRDSGMNYTILRPGELVDGDVTGRITVTEDQPTERTSRNNVAAVIGHILATGAAVNETVSFFDGDTPLAEALA